A single Anatilimnocola floriformis DNA region contains:
- a CDS encoding ArsI/CadI family heavy metal resistance metalloenzyme, with product MSITLETISTAATTQASTTAFHVTLCVADLGRSVRFYEILLGKRPSLYHGNYARFELDKPALVIVLYAASRPPGGTLSHVGLRVRSSEELVEIQQRLEASGIATQREEGVECCYARQTKFWVTDPDRVLWELYILHDDLDHSGFDDHPNNKQPAAPSAVWMHRLMEPLPERIPAGDGSQDEVRLEGTFNIPIEPARRTDFLTEIQRVLRPGGRLVIHGLLCDRPFPGEPKLPGLASLVKYIPTEQEIEHLLHAAGFESLFYETLSDVNCIDAPGVELRHGLLVGLRGAATKQNKDQAVVYRGPFAQVCDEHGTVYPRGERIAVTAVVAAQLKQGPAADQFAFLVK from the coding sequence ATGTCGATCACTCTCGAAACGATCTCCACCGCCGCAACCACGCAGGCCTCGACGACCGCGTTCCACGTCACGCTCTGCGTCGCCGATCTCGGCCGCTCGGTTCGCTTTTACGAAATCCTGCTCGGCAAACGGCCTAGTTTGTATCACGGCAACTATGCCCGCTTCGAGCTCGATAAACCCGCGCTCGTTATCGTGCTCTATGCTGCGTCGCGTCCGCCGGGCGGCACGCTCAGTCACGTTGGCCTGCGCGTGAGGAGTTCCGAAGAACTTGTCGAGATTCAGCAGCGGCTCGAAGCCTCTGGCATCGCCACACAGCGTGAAGAAGGTGTCGAATGTTGTTACGCCCGGCAAACCAAGTTTTGGGTGACCGATCCCGATCGTGTGCTGTGGGAACTTTATATTCTGCACGACGATCTCGATCACAGCGGTTTCGACGATCATCCGAACAACAAGCAACCCGCCGCTCCGTCTGCCGTGTGGATGCATCGCTTGATGGAGCCGCTGCCGGAACGCATTCCTGCAGGCGACGGGAGTCAGGATGAAGTGCGGCTGGAAGGGACGTTCAACATTCCGATCGAGCCCGCGCGACGAACGGACTTCCTCACCGAAATCCAACGCGTGCTGCGGCCCGGTGGCCGGCTGGTGATTCACGGCCTGCTCTGCGATCGCCCGTTCCCCGGCGAACCCAAATTGCCGGGGCTCGCGTCGCTCGTGAAATATATTCCGACGGAACAAGAAATCGAACATCTGCTGCACGCCGCGGGCTTTGAATCGCTGTTCTATGAAACCCTGAGCGATGTGAACTGCATTGATGCGCCAGGCGTGGAACTGCGGCACGGTTTGCTCGTTGGTCTACGCGGCGCTGCAACCAAACAGAATAAAGATCAGGCCGTTGTCTATCGTGGGCCGTTTGCGCAGGTGTGCGACGAGCACGGTACGGTGTATCCTCGTGGCGAACGTATCGCCGTGACGGCCGTGGTTGCCGCGCAATTGAAGCAGGGCCCCGCCGCCGATCAGTTCGCGTTTCTCGTGAAGTAG
- a CDS encoding MFS transporter yields the protein MLPKTLNPPATFYRRLPFYYGWVILPIAALAMTATLPGRTHGIGLITAPLMKDLELTEVEFGWINLWSILLGAAFCWPIGRVLDRFGTRIVLVIVVAALGDTVVATGHVDGSWTLFIALLLTRGLGQGALSVVSTALVGKWFVRRLTLAMGVFAILLGIGFLGSIIGMGVAIKHAGWRAAWEGMGWTLLVGLAPLCALLVRSTPESCGLDSESQLDVKSTESDRADLPLSAALLSPAFWVFTSASCLFNFTWSAVTLFNQAILESRGFSESDFYLVMAIITFVGLIANLLGGWLATRWPLGRLLMLGMILLAVALQVFTWIDTDWQLIAYAVMFGISSGLVTVVHFAFHPQAFGRTHLGQIQGLFQIFSVISSALGPLILAWVKAKWGYYETLFLAIVPLALILGLAAALVPQPVRPLVLTEKRS from the coding sequence CGATGACGGCTACGTTGCCAGGCCGCACGCACGGCATTGGCTTGATCACCGCGCCGTTGATGAAAGATCTCGAGTTGACCGAGGTCGAGTTCGGCTGGATCAATCTTTGGTCGATTCTGCTTGGCGCTGCTTTCTGTTGGCCGATCGGTCGCGTGCTCGATCGCTTCGGCACACGCATCGTACTGGTGATCGTCGTCGCCGCGCTTGGGGACACGGTGGTCGCTACGGGACACGTCGACGGCAGTTGGACTTTGTTTATCGCGCTGCTCCTTACGCGCGGTTTGGGGCAAGGGGCGCTGTCGGTCGTCAGCACCGCGCTCGTTGGCAAATGGTTTGTCCGGCGCCTGACGCTCGCCATGGGAGTGTTTGCCATTCTGCTGGGCATCGGTTTTCTCGGCAGCATCATTGGGATGGGCGTGGCGATTAAGCATGCCGGTTGGCGCGCAGCTTGGGAGGGAATGGGTTGGACGCTGCTTGTCGGGCTCGCTCCGCTTTGCGCCTTGCTGGTTCGCTCGACTCCTGAGAGTTGCGGCCTGGATTCGGAGAGTCAGCTCGATGTGAAGTCAACGGAGAGCGATCGCGCCGACCTGCCGCTATCGGCTGCGCTCCTCAGCCCGGCGTTTTGGGTTTTTACGAGCGCCTCCTGCTTGTTCAATTTCACCTGGTCCGCCGTTACGCTCTTCAACCAGGCCATTTTGGAAAGTCGCGGCTTTAGCGAGAGCGACTTTTATCTCGTGATGGCGATCATCACGTTCGTGGGCCTCATTGCTAATCTGCTTGGCGGTTGGCTGGCCACGCGCTGGCCGCTCGGCCGCTTGCTGATGCTCGGCATGATTCTGCTTGCCGTCGCACTGCAGGTCTTTACCTGGATCGATACGGACTGGCAGCTCATTGCGTACGCGGTCATGTTCGGCATTTCCTCGGGCCTGGTGACAGTGGTCCATTTTGCCTTTCATCCGCAGGCTTTCGGGCGAACTCACCTCGGACAAATCCAGGGACTGTTTCAGATTTTTTCGGTGATTTCGTCGGCGCTGGGGCCGTTGATTCTGGCCTGGGTTAAAGCCAAGTGGGGCTACTATGAGACGCTCTTCTTGGCAATCGTGCCGCTGGCCTTGATACTGGGACTGGCTGCTGCGCTCGTGCCGCAGCCCGTTCGTCCGCTTGTCCTCACTGAAAAACGCTCGTGA
- a CDS encoding VOC family protein — MQSAAAKFHISLSVANLPRAVAFYRALFDLEPAKQYPDYAKFELEDPPVIFSITPHTPGPPGGVLSHAGLKVASPAEIERIKLRLEAAGYATECQQGAVCGYRRLDKIHIDDPDGTHWEVYVVEEEVAPETIQRSLEGEAARAPIEISAAEEKLWEHFVTNPFPDRIPHADGELDEVRLVGTFNASLTDEQQRFLLKEARRVLKPGGKVLVHGLMADKKFPGAMPLLPGLAAMVSRVPVQTTPMSELQQAGFVGLQITKYSGKAWFVHDGVELREVKILAWQPAESAKQRRVLYKGPFAEAIDDAGVVYRRGQRVAVDQTTWDLLRRGAAAENFLFLDLQDSASCS; from the coding sequence ATGCAATCTGCCGCCGCCAAGTTTCATATTTCGCTCAGCGTGGCCAACTTGCCGCGGGCGGTCGCTTTTTATCGCGCGCTGTTCGATTTGGAGCCAGCGAAGCAATATCCCGACTACGCGAAGTTCGAGCTCGAGGATCCGCCGGTCATCTTTTCGATTACGCCGCACACGCCCGGCCCGCCCGGCGGAGTGCTGAGTCATGCGGGTTTGAAGGTTGCTTCGCCAGCAGAAATTGAAAGGATCAAGCTGCGACTCGAAGCAGCCGGCTATGCGACGGAATGTCAGCAGGGTGCTGTCTGCGGTTATCGCCGGCTCGACAAGATCCACATCGACGATCCAGACGGCACGCACTGGGAGGTGTATGTCGTCGAGGAAGAAGTCGCGCCGGAAACAATTCAGCGAAGCCTGGAAGGAGAAGCGGCGCGTGCGCCGATTGAGATTTCTGCTGCGGAAGAAAAGTTGTGGGAGCACTTCGTCACCAATCCTTTTCCCGATCGCATTCCGCATGCTGATGGCGAGCTCGATGAAGTCCGGCTCGTCGGCACGTTCAACGCGTCGCTGACCGATGAGCAGCAGCGATTCCTGTTGAAAGAAGCACGCCGCGTGCTCAAGCCGGGCGGCAAAGTGCTGGTGCATGGTTTGATGGCCGACAAAAAGTTTCCCGGCGCGATGCCGCTTCTGCCGGGACTCGCCGCGATGGTCTCGCGCGTGCCGGTGCAAACGACACCGATGAGCGAACTGCAACAAGCCGGTTTCGTCGGACTGCAAATCACCAAGTACAGTGGCAAGGCTTGGTTCGTACACGATGGTGTGGAATTGCGCGAGGTGAAAATCCTCGCCTGGCAGCCCGCCGAATCTGCAAAGCAACGGCGAGTTCTTTACAAAGGTCCTTTCGCTGAAGCCATCGATGATGCTGGTGTCGTCTATCGCCGCGGCCAACGTGTCGCGGTGGATCAAACCACTTGGGATCTCCTCCGCCGCGGCGCCGCTGCCGAGAATTTTCTGTTTTTGGATCTGCAAGACTCCGCCAGCTGCAGCTAA
- a CDS encoding ArsI/CadI family heavy metal resistance metalloenzyme, whose amino-acid sequence MTAVIPIGSCAREAVSETKQPTRFHLSLNVGDLNRAIEFFRAFFGIEPAKCRADYAKFELNDPPLVLSLEPFKATPGGNLNHLGFRMPDSAALVEVQRRLELAGISTRREEGVECCYARQTKFWVHDPDGNLWEVYTLEEDLEHRGDGHIPTEAPKTSSSVPALAIWGHRLGEPFAKRLPILDGSVDQVALQGTFNERLLLEERQRRWREIRRILKSGGEVQMHLLTANQSTDDQVLRLPGPAAAVQYVPAEGELLAELTAAGFVDVGVTFRGQSACFTAGDCQLRETRIAAKAP is encoded by the coding sequence ATGACCGCCGTGATTCCAATTGGCAGCTGCGCTCGCGAAGCAGTTTCAGAGACCAAGCAACCGACTCGATTTCATCTCTCGTTGAACGTTGGCGACTTGAATCGCGCAATCGAATTTTTTCGCGCGTTCTTCGGTATTGAACCAGCGAAGTGCCGTGCTGATTATGCAAAATTCGAGCTGAATGATCCGCCGCTTGTGCTCTCGCTCGAACCTTTCAAAGCGACTCCCGGCGGCAACTTGAATCATCTGGGCTTTCGCATGCCGGACTCGGCGGCGCTCGTCGAGGTACAACGGCGATTGGAACTCGCTGGCATAAGCACACGGCGGGAAGAAGGAGTTGAATGTTGCTACGCGCGGCAAACCAAGTTCTGGGTGCACGACCCCGATGGCAACCTGTGGGAAGTTTATACGCTCGAGGAAGATCTCGAACATCGTGGCGATGGCCACATACCGACGGAGGCGCCGAAGACCAGTTCAAGTGTGCCGGCGCTCGCCATCTGGGGGCATCGTTTGGGAGAACCCTTCGCGAAACGACTGCCGATTCTCGATGGTTCGGTCGATCAAGTCGCGCTGCAAGGAACTTTCAACGAGCGACTATTATTGGAAGAACGGCAGCGCCGCTGGCGTGAGATCCGCCGCATTTTGAAATCAGGCGGCGAAGTGCAGATGCATCTGCTCACGGCAAATCAATCGACGGACGATCAGGTGCTAAGACTTCCCGGCCCGGCCGCAGCCGTTCAGTATGTGCCCGCCGAAGGCGAACTTTTGGCGGAACTTACCGCTGCGGGGTTTGTCGATGTGGGCGTTACGTTTCGCGGCCAATCGGCCTGTTTCACGGCTGGTGATTGTCAGCTGCGCGAAACGCGGATCGCGGCGAAAGCACCCTAA
- a CDS encoding phytanoyl-CoA dioxygenase family protein, giving the protein MSLATTGRALSAEQLQSYHENGFLIVRGLFDADEVASLGSEATTLFGRSELIDTQNIRCRWQNHADTDECRFDCFDPVIDIGPVCRYFAYDRRLLDVLRAIYDDEAHLFKDKLIFKPPLATGYALHQDFIGWKEFPESFITVIVPLDETTAANGATEVFPGYHKQGYLSPRDGEYHQLADDKIDFSTGVLLEMQPGDVALFGGFTPHRSGANRTDQWRRQLYLSYNAGRDGGEQRDAHYRQFHDWLTKKYAEYGKTGVWFK; this is encoded by the coding sequence ATGTCCTTAGCCACCACTGGCCGGGCGCTTTCTGCGGAACAGTTGCAGAGTTATCACGAGAACGGCTTTCTCATCGTGCGCGGTTTGTTCGACGCCGACGAAGTGGCCTCGCTCGGCAGCGAAGCGACCACTCTCTTCGGCCGCAGCGAACTGATCGATACGCAGAATATCCGCTGCCGTTGGCAGAACCATGCCGATACGGACGAGTGCCGGTTTGATTGCTTTGATCCCGTGATCGACATCGGCCCGGTCTGCCGTTACTTCGCCTACGACCGCCGTCTGCTCGATGTGCTGCGGGCGATTTACGACGACGAAGCTCATCTCTTTAAAGACAAATTGATCTTCAAGCCGCCGTTGGCGACCGGTTACGCGCTCCATCAAGACTTCATCGGCTGGAAGGAATTCCCCGAGTCGTTCATCACCGTCATCGTGCCGCTTGATGAAACGACGGCCGCCAACGGCGCGACGGAAGTCTTTCCCGGCTATCACAAGCAAGGTTATCTCTCGCCGCGCGACGGCGAATATCATCAGCTGGCCGATGACAAAATCGACTTCTCGACCGGCGTGCTGCTCGAGATGCAGCCTGGCGACGTCGCTCTCTTCGGCGGCTTCACCCCGCACCGTTCGGGCGCGAATCGCACCGATCAATGGCGTCGGCAACTCTATTTGAGTTACAACGCCGGCCGCGACGGCGGCGAGCAACGCGACGCTCATTATCGCCAGTTTCACGACTGGTTGACGAAGAAGTACGCCGAGTATGGGAAGACGGGAGTTTGGTTTAAGTGA
- a CDS encoding MFS transporter → MKLNPYEPPQQIDEPRPSSTPGGYLAAFMVVLAAALAMAATIPGRTQGLALITQRLIEDIPGVTKESFAWINCWGTLIGGLFCLPCGWLLDRIAPKYFALLTIAALGAVTLGMSQAHDTTSLMIYITLTRGLGQSMLSVISLTLMAKWFRRDSAAPMAGYAIAMTMLMVVGFGMLQAGLSPAAKDQPLPDWRPVWGGLGWALLIISPLCALLAWPVTPGRKPGDAAAVPFRSATVWAALSTGSFWIFALSISLFGLVSSGVSLFQEEIFKSLGLDVKVFFTCQLIGLGIGLLSNFFTGWLARKVSLSLLLGISMAVFAASLVTLPLLRTPGQAYLQAVVHAFAGGAIVVLFYLIWVHSFGPKYVGEIQGAVQLMTVIASAIGPPVVILGSTLFGGYAGIIWLLAVLAALLAAGAFVIRVPVAARGDWSHLPAAENENLKLSQETA, encoded by the coding sequence ATGAAGCTCAACCCTTACGAACCTCCGCAGCAAATCGACGAGCCGCGCCCGTCGTCGACTCCCGGCGGTTATCTCGCCGCGTTCATGGTGGTGCTGGCCGCCGCGCTCGCCATGGCAGCGACCATTCCGGGCCGCACGCAGGGCTTGGCTCTGATCACGCAGCGGCTGATCGAAGATATTCCCGGCGTGACCAAGGAAAGCTTCGCTTGGATCAATTGCTGGGGCACGCTGATCGGCGGGTTGTTTTGCTTGCCTTGCGGATGGTTGCTCGATCGCATCGCACCGAAGTATTTCGCTCTCTTGACCATCGCCGCGCTGGGCGCGGTGACGCTCGGCATGAGCCAGGCCCACGATACCACGTCGCTGATGATCTACATCACCCTCACGCGCGGGCTGGGGCAAAGCATGCTCTCGGTCATCAGTCTCACGCTGATGGCCAAGTGGTTTCGGCGCGACTCCGCGGCGCCGATGGCCGGTTATGCGATCGCGATGACCATGCTGATGGTTGTCGGCTTTGGCATGTTGCAAGCGGGCCTTTCTCCCGCGGCAAAAGATCAACCGCTCCCCGATTGGCGGCCGGTATGGGGCGGCTTGGGTTGGGCACTGCTGATCATCTCGCCACTTTGCGCGTTGCTCGCCTGGCCTGTTACGCCTGGTCGAAAACCCGGCGATGCAGCCGCGGTTCCCTTTCGCAGCGCGACCGTCTGGGCCGCGTTGTCGACGGGCAGCTTCTGGATCTTTGCTCTCAGCATTTCGCTATTTGGGCTGGTGAGTTCCGGCGTGTCGCTCTTTCAGGAGGAGATTTTCAAGTCGCTGGGTCTCGATGTGAAAGTCTTTTTCACGTGCCAGCTCATCGGGCTCGGCATCGGCCTGCTATCGAATTTCTTCACGGGCTGGCTGGCGCGGAAGGTTTCGCTGTCGCTGTTGCTGGGAATATCGATGGCCGTGTTTGCCGCGTCGCTGGTCACGCTGCCGTTGTTGCGCACGCCCGGCCAGGCCTACCTGCAAGCCGTGGTGCATGCCTTTGCCGGCGGCGCGATTGTCGTGTTATTTTATTTGATTTGGGTGCATTCCTTCGGACCGAAGTACGTCGGTGAGATTCAGGGTGCGGTGCAGCTGATGACCGTGATCGCCTCTGCCATCGGTCCGCCGGTGGTGATTCTCGGTAGCACGCTCTTCGGTGGTTATGCGGGAATTATCTGGCTCTTGGCGGTGCTCGCCGCGCTGCTGGCGGCCGGAGCGTTTGTGATTCGCGTGCCGGTTGCCGCCCGCGGCGACTGGTCGCACTTGCCCGCAGCTGAAAATGAGAACCTGAAGCTTTCGCAGGAGACAGCTTGA